A genomic segment from Clostridium pasteurianum BC1 encodes:
- the nagB gene encoding glucosamine-6-phosphate deaminase — protein MKIIKADNYEHMSKMAARTMASQIALKNNSVIGLATGDTPLGMYRELIKIYEDEELDFSNIKTFNLDEYYGLNIDNENSYYFYMMNNFFKHINMRKENINIPNGMTENIEAECFSYDKKIKASGGIDIQVLGIGVNGHIGFNEPNTSFEVGTHLVELEKETIKSNSRFFNSPEEVPTKAISMGIKTIMQSRAIMLLASGEKKAAAIEKAVKGKISTAVPASILQLHNNVTLIVDKAAGEFI, from the coding sequence ATGAAAATAATAAAGGCAGATAATTATGAACATATGAGTAAGATGGCTGCCAGGACTATGGCAAGTCAAATAGCATTGAAGAATAACAGTGTAATTGGATTAGCTACAGGGGATACACCACTTGGGATGTATAGAGAGCTTATTAAAATATATGAGGATGAAGAATTGGATTTTTCAAATATAAAGACCTTTAATTTAGATGAATATTATGGCCTTAATATAGATAATGAAAATAGTTATTATTTCTATATGATGAATAATTTTTTTAAACATATAAATATGAGAAAGGAAAATATAAATATTCCTAATGGCATGACTGAAAACATTGAAGCAGAATGTTTTAGTTATGACAAGAAAATTAAAGCTTCAGGTGGAATTGATATTCAAGTATTAGGTATAGGTGTCAATGGGCACATAGGTTTTAATGAACCAAATACAAGTTTTGAAGTTGGAACTCATCTTGTTGAATTAGAAAAAGAAACTATAAAATCAAATTCAAGATTTTTTAATTCACCGGAGGAAGTTCCAACTAAGGCAATAAGCATGGGAATAAAGACAATAATGCAGTCTAGAGCCATAATGTTACTTGCCAGTGGAGAAAAAAAGGCAGCTGCAATTGAGAAAGCCGTAAAAGGTAAAATATCCACTGCTGTGCCAGCTTCAATATTGCAGCTGCATAATAATGTAACTCTCATCGTAGATAAAGCGGCAGGGGAATTTATATAA
- a CDS encoding ABC transporter ATP-binding protein → MIELKDISKSFRVSKRNAGLGKAVRALFKRDYEFVRALDNVSFTIKEGEMVGYIGPNGAGKSTTIKIMSGILNPDRGECYINGKIPWKDRINHVKEIGVVFGQRSQLWWDVPVDDSFAIIKDIYNISDSKFKSNMKMLTDLLDIEDIIKIPTRQLSLGQRMRCEIAASLLHSPKILFLDEPTIGLDAVSKIAVRNFIKNINIQNKTTVILTTHDTQDIEALTKRIILIGKGKVLLDGNLNDLKQKFNQSRTITLDYEGDINELCNGLSFVEKYSERAVISIDTNVISISSAVTFLSNQVELKDFSVDSVTVDDVVVGLYKEYEI, encoded by the coding sequence GTGATTGAATTGAAAGATATATCTAAATCCTTTAGAGTTTCTAAACGAAATGCAGGGTTAGGTAAGGCTGTTAGAGCGCTTTTTAAACGTGATTATGAATTTGTTCGAGCTCTTGATAATGTATCATTTACAATTAAAGAAGGTGAAATGGTAGGTTATATAGGTCCCAATGGCGCAGGGAAAAGCACTACAATTAAAATTATGAGCGGTATTCTAAATCCAGATAGAGGAGAATGTTATATTAATGGTAAAATTCCCTGGAAGGATAGAATAAATCATGTAAAAGAAATCGGGGTTGTTTTCGGACAGCGATCACAGCTTTGGTGGGATGTGCCTGTAGATGATTCCTTTGCTATTATAAAGGATATATATAATATATCGGATAGTAAATTTAAAAGCAATATGAAGATGCTTACGGATTTGCTGGATATTGAAGATATTATAAAAATTCCTACAAGGCAACTTAGCCTAGGACAGCGTATGCGTTGTGAGATAGCGGCTTCACTTTTACATAGTCCAAAGATACTATTTTTAGACGAACCTACTATAGGCCTTGATGCCGTATCTAAAATAGCTGTAAGGAATTTTATTAAAAATATTAATATCCAAAATAAGACCACAGTTATACTTACTACCCACGATACTCAGGATATAGAAGCACTGACAAAACGAATTATTCTCATTGGCAAGGGAAAAGTTCTGCTTGATGGAAATCTTAATGATTTAAAACAAAAATTTAACCAAAGCAGAACAATCACTTTGGATTATGAAGGTGATATAAATGAATTATGCAATGGATTGTCCTTTGTGGAAAAATATTCGGAACGTGCAGTTATTTCTATTGATACAAATGTAATATCAATTTCATCAGCAGTAACATTTCTCTCTAACCAAGTTGAGCTTAAAGATTTTAGCGTAGATTCTGTAACAGTAGATGATGTAGTAGTAGGACTTTATAAGGAATATGAAATATGA
- a CDS encoding HAD family hydrolase, protein MINNIIFDLGNVLLDFKPIEYLRTKFDDEEKIQEIFEEIFLSEEWPMLDRGVITEEEAINRICCRSNGNVELIKLAMCNWYEMFTPIEDTVEVLKRLKDKGYKIYYLSNFHMQSFENVTQRYEFFKYFDGGVASYEEKALKPEEDIYKRLVERYKIHPEESIFIDDIAVNIEGAKKLGFETIHFKSTADLKNLQSLSDDYPI, encoded by the coding sequence ATGATTAATAACATTATTTTTGATTTAGGCAATGTATTGCTAGACTTTAAACCTATAGAGTATTTACGTACAAAATTTGATGATGAAGAAAAGATTCAAGAGATTTTTGAGGAAATATTTTTAAGTGAGGAATGGCCTATGCTGGATAGAGGTGTAATCACCGAAGAAGAGGCTATAAATAGAATATGCTGCAGGAGCAATGGAAATGTTGAACTTATAAAATTAGCTATGTGTAACTGGTATGAAATGTTTACGCCTATTGAAGATACCGTAGAGGTTTTGAAAAGATTAAAGGACAAAGGGTATAAAATATATTATTTATCTAACTTTCATATGCAGTCCTTTGAAAATGTAACCCAAAGATATGAATTTTTTAAATACTTTGATGGTGGAGTTGCGTCCTATGAGGAAAAAGCATTAAAACCTGAAGAGGATATTTATAAAAGACTGGTAGAAAGATATAAAATTCATCCTGAGGAATCAATATTTATTGATGATATAGCTGTAAATATTGAAGGGGCAAAGAAATTGGGATTTGAAACAATACATTTTAAAAGCACTGCAGATTTAAAAAACTTACAGTCTTTATCCGATGACTATCCTATCTAA
- a CDS encoding GNAT family N-acetyltransferase, giving the protein MYKIRYADINDAKILGEIHSKSWKVAYKSIVPDEILNNITPDKRQKYFEKALAEGWEEDAIIFKDEKALGLICIGKCRDEDKKDSYGEIWGIYLLPEYWNLGIGSELMSWGLNELKKRNYKKIFLWVLEGNLNARRFYEKIGFQHDGTVKEITIGKTLNEYRYVKWIP; this is encoded by the coding sequence ATGTATAAAATCCGTTATGCTGATATTAATGACGCAAAAATATTAGGAGAGATTCATTCAAAATCGTGGAAAGTAGCATATAAAAGCATAGTACCTGATGAAATATTAAATAACATTACTCCTGATAAAAGACAAAAATACTTTGAAAAAGCATTGGCGGAAGGATGGGAAGAAGATGCAATAATATTTAAAGATGAAAAAGCACTTGGATTAATATGTATAGGGAAATGTAGAGATGAAGATAAGAAAGATTCGTATGGTGAAATATGGGGTATATATTTGCTACCAGAGTATTGGAATTTAGGAATAGGTTCTGAATTAATGAGTTGGGGTTTGAATGAATTAAAAAAGAGAAATTATAAAAAAATTTTCTTGTGGGTTCTCGAAGGAAATTTAAATGCAAGGAGATTTTATGAGAAAATTGGATTTCAACATGATGGAACAGTAAAGGAAATTACCATTGGCAAAACATTAAATGAATATCGCTATGTAAAATGGATTCCGTAA
- a CDS encoding class I SAM-dependent methyltransferase, producing the protein MSNQSETNKKAWSYKAYEFWMNGLGSPSDIAKDMIKQPEKYLRRHLEYLGDVKGKRIANLLGSCGKKAVPLSILGADVTIIDISEDNKKYAMEVAKEAGVDLTYIVSDFLELNIDEMCNYFDIVYMEGGILHYFSDINEF; encoded by the coding sequence ATGAGCAATCAAAGTGAAACAAATAAAAAAGCATGGTCATATAAAGCCTATGAATTTTGGATGAATGGATTGGGCTCACCCAGTGATATTGCTAAAGATATGATAAAACAACCTGAAAAATATCTACGAAGACATCTTGAATATCTTGGTGATGTGAAAGGAAAGAGAATTGCTAATTTGCTTGGTTCTTGTGGTAAAAAGGCAGTTCCATTATCAATACTTGGTGCTGATGTCACTATTATAGATATTTCTGAAGATAATAAAAAATATGCAATGGAAGTTGCTAAAGAAGCAGGTGTAGACTTAACATATATCGTATCAGACTTTTTAGAATTAAACATTGATGAAATGTGTAATTACTTCGACATTGTTTACATGGAAGGCGGAATACTGCATTATTTTTCAGACATAAATGAGTTTTGA
- a CDS encoding ECF transporter S component, producing MKQSLFPDSWVGTTPIHFPFAVNVVAYIIIWAVCLSGLYLIWKRPKQLGFLQRWSTQDVLMVAIMAVMLEVYDNMIGDQFITPIVQLIPFGHAFALNDIPYMFLLMVGVAIIRKPGAATAMVFLNFLLMQLLYGGSEASALFWPYGILQGLFVDLYIVFRKGRIFQSGSNPFKDGLIMGALRAVPAVIIQNVFLVPFLIGTATTFGYVFLMSLFNLIGNGFEAAILSALAIRVANSVNPSSGVDPKIKLTEKKGSAL from the coding sequence ATGAAACAAAGTTTATTTCCTGATTCCTGGGTGGGTACAACACCAATTCATTTCCCATTTGCTGTCAATGTGGTAGCATATATCATTATTTGGGCAGTTTGTCTTAGTGGTTTATATTTAATTTGGAAAAGACCTAAACAACTAGGATTTTTGCAAAGATGGTCAACTCAAGATGTTTTAATGGTTGCAATTATGGCTGTTATGTTAGAAGTATACGATAATATGATTGGAGATCAATTTATTACACCTATTGTTCAACTCATACCCTTTGGACACGCTTTTGCATTGAATGACATTCCTTATATGTTTCTTCTCATGGTCGGCGTTGCAATTATCCGAAAACCTGGAGCAGCTACGGCAATGGTATTCCTCAACTTTTTACTTATGCAATTACTATATGGAGGTTCTGAAGCTAGTGCACTGTTTTGGCCTTATGGAATTCTTCAAGGATTATTTGTGGATTTATATATTGTTTTTCGTAAAGGACGCATTTTCCAGTCTGGTTCCAACCCCTTCAAGGATGGCTTGATTATGGGAGCACTTCGAGCTGTTCCAGCAGTAATTATACAAAATGTTTTTTTAGTTCCATTTTTGATTGGTACAGCAACAACTTTCGGTTATGTTTTTTTGATGTCCCTTTTTAATTTGATTGGTAATGGATTTGAAGCCGCTATCTTATCAGCATTGGCAATTCGTGTGGCAAATTCTGTTAACCCATCATCAGGTGTGGATCCTAAGATTAAGCTAACAGAGAAGAAAGGGAGTGCACTATGA
- a CDS encoding ATP-binding cassette domain-containing protein produces MKDTFSNDIVDNLGLGIDTLIADRGNNLSGGERQRLCITREILKKPKILILDEATSALDTISEEIVQKSIDNIAMDKTLIIIAHRLSTIKNVDFIYVVDNGRIIEAGKHDELIEERGLYYSLINKQR; encoded by the coding sequence ATTAAAGATACCTTTAGCAACGATATAGTAGATAACCTTGGCTTAGGTATAGACACACTTATTGCAGATAGGGGAAATAACTTATCTGGTGGAGAAAGACAAAGACTATGTATAACAAGAGAAATATTAAAAAAACCTAAAATATTGATATTAGATGAAGCAACTTCTGCACTAGATACAATTTCAGAAGAAATAGTACAAAAATCCATTGATAACATAGCAATGGACAAGACTCTTATAATTATCGCCCATAGGCTTTCTACAATTAAAAATGTAGATTTCATCTACGTTGTAGATAATGGGCGAATAATTGAAGCCGGAAAGCATGATGAGTTAATTGAAGAAAGGGGGTTATATTATTCTTTAATTAATAAACAAAGATAA
- a CDS encoding phosphotransferase, with protein MERIINALYKAYGLQITKVKNIEYGLWEESFEVWTLTEKFFAKRFWKKDRIETRHDEMLRGLLLSQELRANGFPVPELIFTKNKMPLAHIDGETYEVTEWVEGNTFHPGELPKEGAYSMGCLLGKFHSFFQVDKQYKYLELPSPLAAIQKCKKLLCQYEHFSGKFADNAKQVLSEQIEILELLPRDFLQGMITMSRVGLTFNSFWVEQIIFNDKFEVNALIDWTDGAGRIGCWAGDIDTALHISAFDKDAIVQFCRGYQNFNYLTKEEWESVFNLTCYKHLCDTWIFDSWVKKYNRRMEHWENITIKWSIQVPIRFYQWREIKELVLQFAN; from the coding sequence ATGGAGAGAATTATAAATGCTTTATATAAAGCATATGGTTTACAAATAACAAAAGTTAAAAATATTGAGTATGGATTGTGGGAAGAAAGTTTTGAGGTTTGGACATTAACAGAAAAATTCTTTGCAAAAAGATTTTGGAAAAAAGATAGAATAGAAACACGACATGATGAGATGCTTCGTGGGCTATTGTTAAGTCAAGAACTTCGTGCAAATGGATTCCCTGTACCGGAATTAATATTTACAAAAAATAAAATGCCCCTAGCACATATTGATGGCGAAACTTATGAAGTTACCGAGTGGGTAGAGGGTAATACCTTCCATCCTGGAGAATTACCTAAAGAAGGCGCTTATTCAATGGGATGTTTACTGGGGAAATTTCATTCTTTTTTTCAAGTTGATAAACAATATAAATATTTAGAACTTCCAAGTCCTTTAGCTGCCATTCAAAAATGTAAGAAGCTATTATGTCAATATGAACATTTTTCAGGTAAATTTGCGGATAATGCAAAACAGGTACTTTCAGAGCAGATAGAAATACTTGAATTATTACCACGTGATTTTTTACAAGGAATGATTACTATGTCAAGGGTTGGCCTTACATTTAATTCATTTTGGGTGGAACAGATTATTTTTAATGACAAATTTGAAGTTAATGCCCTTATTGATTGGACCGATGGTGCAGGACGAATAGGCTGTTGGGCTGGAGATATTGATACTGCATTGCATATATCTGCATTTGATAAAGACGCAATAGTACAATTCTGCAGGGGGTATCAAAATTTTAATTACCTGACAAAGGAAGAATGGGAATCTGTATTTAATTTAACTTGTTATAAGCACCTTTGTGATACCTGGATTTTTGATTCATGGGTAAAAAAATATAATAGACGAATGGAACATTGGGAAAATATTACTATTAAATGGAGTATTCAAGTGCCAATTAGGTTTTATCAATGGAGAGAAATAAAAGAATTAGTATTACAATTTGCAAATTAA
- a CDS encoding ABC transporter permease codes for MKTYLSFFKIRFISGLQYRAAAFAGIVTQFAWGFMYIMLYHTFYESNPYKAPMEFSQLSNYIWLQQAFLALFMTWFLDNDIFSLITSGNVAYELCRPLDIYNTWFIKNCAIRLSKTGLRCFPLITIALLLPEPYKFTLPSSGIAALLFMIAMFLAFIVVISYCMLVYIFTFYTISPMGVRIALVMTADFLSGGLVPLPFLPQWFTKYIYLSPFAAMQNVPFRIYSGQLPVKEALIAMVLQVFWAILLIFIGKFVMSKALTRVTIQGG; via the coding sequence ATGAAGACATATTTATCCTTTTTTAAAATCAGATTTATAAGTGGTCTTCAATATAGAGCTGCTGCCTTTGCTGGAATAGTCACCCAGTTCGCCTGGGGTTTTATGTATATAATGCTCTACCATACCTTTTATGAAAGTAATCCTTATAAGGCACCAATGGAGTTCTCACAGCTTTCAAATTATATCTGGCTTCAACAAGCATTTTTAGCACTTTTTATGACATGGTTTTTGGATAACGATATCTTCAGTCTTATAACAAGTGGGAATGTTGCATATGAGCTATGTAGGCCACTGGACATATACAATACCTGGTTCATAAAAAATTGTGCTATAAGGCTTTCCAAAACTGGTTTAAGATGTTTCCCATTGATTACAATTGCATTACTTTTACCGGAACCATATAAATTTACCTTGCCAAGCTCTGGCATAGCTGCTTTATTATTTATGATTGCAATGTTTTTGGCCTTTATAGTGGTTATTTCCTATTGTATGCTGGTTTATATATTCACCTTTTACACAATATCCCCTATGGGAGTTAGAATTGCCCTTGTAATGACTGCAGATTTCCTTTCTGGTGGTCTTGTTCCACTGCCATTTTTACCACAATGGTTTACTAAGTATATTTATCTTTCCCCTTTTGCGGCAATGCAAAACGTTCCCTTCAGAATTTATAGCGGTCAGCTTCCTGTAAAGGAAGCACTTATTGCCATGGTATTACAAGTATTTTGGGCAATATTACTTATTTTTATTGGCAAATTTGTAATGTCTAAAGCATTGACGCGTGTAACAATACAAGGAGGATAA
- a CDS encoding aldolase catalytic domain-containing protein, which produces MILLANINVLDCTLRDGGYVNNWNFSNEISIKLINSLRKSKIEYIELGYINKKNGKCKNTTMFNNIECINNIITDNDAKYVIMLDLGDFDIDDIEYNSNIFGIRLTFSKEHWKTAAEDAKKIIAKGFKVFLQPMLTLCYTDKELLELINVFNEIDIYAFYIVDTFGAMQSDDVLRFASLIDDNLRSDVKLGFHAHNNLQLAYSNAIALVKMSSNRELIIDSSVYGMGRAAGNLNTELFADYLIKNFNKEYEIEPLLDIIDNFLSMIYKENYWGYSVPHYISGIYNCHPYYSSYLADKKELSAKDIENIVKNISETKKYEFDKNYIEKLYVKHNSNKAIIYNYEFLKRHISG; this is translated from the coding sequence GTGATTCTATTGGCAAACATAAATGTTTTGGATTGCACGCTTAGAGACGGTGGGTATGTAAATAATTGGAATTTTTCAAATGAAATATCTATAAAGCTTATTAATTCTTTGAGAAAGTCTAAAATTGAATATATAGAGCTTGGATATATCAATAAGAAAAATGGTAAATGTAAAAATACAACTATGTTTAATAATATTGAATGTATCAATAACATAATAACTGATAATGATGCTAAATATGTTATTATGCTGGATTTAGGTGATTTTGATATAGACGATATTGAATACAATTCCAATATTTTTGGTATAAGATTAACCTTTAGTAAAGAGCATTGGAAGACAGCTGCTGAAGATGCGAAAAAGATAATTGCAAAAGGGTTTAAAGTTTTTCTACAGCCAATGTTGACTTTATGTTATACAGATAAGGAATTGCTAGAATTAATAAATGTATTTAATGAAATTGATATTTATGCATTCTATATAGTAGATACATTTGGAGCTATGCAAAGCGATGATGTTTTGAGATTTGCTTCATTGATAGATGATAATCTAAGAAGTGACGTGAAATTAGGATTCCATGCACATAACAATCTTCAACTTGCTTATTCTAACGCAATAGCATTAGTAAAAATGTCCAGTAACAGAGAATTGATAATTGACTCTTCAGTTTATGGAATGGGAAGGGCAGCAGGAAATTTAAATACAGAATTGTTTGCTGATTATCTAATAAAAAATTTTAATAAGGAATATGAAATAGAGCCTTTATTAGATATAATAGATAATTTCCTAAGTATGATTTATAAAGAAAATTACTGGGGATATTCTGTGCCTCATTATATTTCAGGAATTTATAATTGCCATCCTTATTATTCAAGCTATCTGGCTGATAAAAAAGAACTTTCAGCAAAAGATATTGAAAATATAGTTAAAAATATATCTGAAACAAAAAAGTATGAATTTGATAAAAATTATATAGAAAAACTATATGTTAAGCATAATTCAAATAAAGCCATAATTTATAATTATGAATTCTTAAAAAGACATATTTCAGGGTAA
- a CDS encoding ABC transporter permease: MKLYLKYFSIQLRSVMQYKTSFFLTSIGQGLTTFFAFLSMYFLFIRFGSIRGYTFNQVLLCFSTIFMSFALAECFGRGFDAFSGMISNGEFDRIMVRPQNEILQVIGSRIELTRIGRLIQAFIVFIYSINACQVVWSIDKIFTLTLMIIGGVCLFFGLFMIYAAICFFTIESLEFMNIFTDGGRELAQYPLDIYKDWVLKFFTFVVPLAYINYYPFLFIIGKNKGYDIFYMFSPIIAILFLVPSYILWRFGVRHYKSTGS; the protein is encoded by the coding sequence ATGAAGTTGTATCTAAAATATTTTTCAATTCAATTAAGGTCAGTGATGCAATATAAAACTTCATTTTTTCTTACCTCTATTGGTCAGGGCTTAACAACCTTTTTTGCATTTTTAAGCATGTATTTTCTATTTATAAGATTTGGAAGTATAAGGGGTTACACTTTTAATCAAGTATTACTGTGCTTCAGTACAATTTTCATGTCCTTTGCATTAGCAGAATGCTTTGGAAGAGGTTTTGATGCTTTTTCAGGAATGATATCTAATGGTGAATTTGATCGAATTATGGTAAGACCTCAAAATGAAATATTGCAGGTTATAGGTTCACGCATTGAGCTTACGAGAATCGGGCGACTTATCCAAGCTTTTATTGTATTCATATATTCTATAAATGCCTGTCAGGTTGTCTGGAGTATTGATAAAATATTTACACTTACCTTGATGATTATAGGTGGAGTTTGCTTGTTTTTTGGATTGTTTATGATATATGCAGCAATATGTTTTTTTACTATTGAGAGTCTTGAATTTATGAACATATTTACTGATGGTGGTAGAGAATTAGCGCAATATCCCTTAGACATATATAAGGATTGGGTGCTGAAATTTTTTACATTTGTTGTTCCACTTGCTTATATTAACTATTATCCATTTTTATTTATTATAGGTAAGAATAAAGGCTATGATATTTTTTATATGTTTTCACCTATAATTGCAATTTTATTTTTAGTTCCTAGCTATATTTTATGGAGATTTGGAGTTAGGCATTATAAATCAACAGGTTCATAA
- a CDS encoding AraC family transcriptional regulator, which yields MDWITGMQKAIDYIEDNLIYDLDYSEISKRALVSSFHFQRVFSILCGYTVGEYIRKRRLTLAGVDLTMSDIKVIDVALKYRYETPESFTKAFSRFHGITPRAAREPGAKIKSFCRLSIKISLEGGDIMDYRIEKKNALAFVGYKKKFIGELGERFDQERDFWVNTRKEQDVLMEMRNEPFIWYDINTNFSDEGYDHYIAVLSDKEITEGFEKITVSELTYAIFETERMNFPTSSHLDLRKKIVSEWLPSSEYILAEGPEITVTHWFKKPEKEKRYIELWIPVEKKI from the coding sequence ATGGATTGGATAACAGGAATGCAAAAAGCCATTGACTATATTGAGGATAATCTGATTTATGACTTAGATTACTCAGAAATTTCTAAACGTGCGCTTGTTTCAAGCTTTCATTTTCAACGTGTATTTAGTATTTTATGTGGCTATACGGTTGGCGAATATATTAGAAAGCGCAGACTGACTTTGGCAGGAGTGGATCTTACAATGTCGGACATAAAAGTTATTGATGTTGCCCTCAAGTATAGATATGAAACTCCAGAAAGCTTTACTAAGGCATTTTCTCGTTTCCATGGTATTACACCAAGGGCGGCTCGAGAGCCGGGAGCGAAAATAAAATCTTTTTGCCGTCTGTCAATCAAAATTTCATTGGAAGGTGGAGATATTATGGATTACAGAATTGAGAAAAAGAATGCATTAGCCTTTGTGGGTTACAAAAAGAAATTTATAGGTGAACTTGGAGAGCGGTTTGATCAGGAGAGAGATTTTTGGGTGAATACACGTAAAGAACAGGATGTTCTGATGGAAATGCGTAATGAACCGTTTATTTGGTATGACATCAATACAAATTTCAGTGATGAAGGTTATGATCACTATATTGCTGTTCTTAGCGATAAGGAGATCACAGAAGGATTTGAAAAAATTACTGTATCGGAATTAACCTATGCTATTTTTGAAACAGAAAGAATGAATTTTCCAACTTCATCCCATTTAGATTTAAGGAAGAAAATTGTATCTGAGTGGTTGCCGTCCTCCGAATATATATTGGCAGAGGGCCCGGAAATAACCGTTACGCACTGGTTCAAAAAACCCGAAAAAGAAAAGCGCTATATTGAACTCTGGATTCCAGTTGAAAAGAAAATTTAG
- a CDS encoding LysE family translocator — MDIINLKDAKMLFKGFKFGMLLQFAIGPVCIFLFQMASLKGFYIAETGVFGAALIDGLFIILAILGIASIIDKKNIKIGLKIFGAAILFIFGLSTVLSQFNISFLPGLGTQNISNSNNVFIRTVILTISSPLTIIFWTGVFSTKVAEENMRRKDIYLFGFGAVLPTILFLTIIIFIGSFAKEFLSAEVIKIFNIIVGCLLIYFGIKMILKKETLT, encoded by the coding sequence ATGGACATAATTAATTTAAAAGATGCCAAAATGCTTTTCAAGGGTTTCAAATTCGGCATGCTGCTACAATTTGCAATAGGGCCTGTTTGTATTTTTTTATTTCAAATGGCATCCTTAAAAGGATTTTACATAGCAGAAACAGGAGTATTTGGTGCTGCTTTAATTGATGGGCTTTTTATTATTCTTGCCATTCTTGGTATAGCTTCAATAATTGATAAAAAGAACATTAAAATTGGTTTAAAAATATTTGGTGCTGCCATTTTATTCATTTTTGGATTAAGTACAGTTTTAAGTCAATTTAATATTTCTTTTTTACCTGGCTTAGGCACACAGAATATATCTAATTCAAATAATGTCTTTATCCGCACAGTTATTCTTACAATTTCAAGTCCTCTCACAATAATTTTTTGGACAGGTGTATTTTCAACTAAAGTAGCAGAAGAAAATATGAGAAGAAAAGATATTTACTTATTTGGATTTGGTGCAGTATTACCTACAATATTATTTTTAACTATAATTATTTTCATAGGAAGTTTCGCCAAAGAATTTCTCTCAGCTGAGGTAATAAAAATATTCAATATAATCGTAGGATGTTTGCTGATATATTTTGGTATTAAGATGATTCTAAAAAAAGAAACCTTAACTTGA